The genomic DNA CGCGTCTACAAGGACCTGGTGCAGGCTGCCGGCAATCCGATGCCCTTCCAGGACGGCGCCTTCGGCAGCATCCTCAGCAACTCGACACTGGAGCACACCCAGGACCCCTGGGCGATCATCCGCGAGATGTACAGGGTAGCGAGACCCGGAGCCACCTGCGTGATAACGGTGCCGAGCGAGTACTTCCCGAAGTACCTCCTCGGGTCGAGCTTGCTTTCTAGTCTCAGGCTCGACGGCCCCGCCCGACTCTACGGGGCGTTCCTCAACCGTGTCAGCCGTCACGTCCATATCCAGCCGCCGGAAGTCTGGCGCAAATGGCTCGAAGACGCCGGCTTCGAAGTTGCCGAGTGGCGGTACTACTTCTCGGCTAGAGACACCATGCTCCTGGACCTCAGCCATTACGTCTCAGCTCCTTCCATCGTGACTCACGCGTTGCTCAAACGCTGGGTGCTCATCCCCGGCAAGCACCGCGTCCTGCCTTATGCGCGCGTCTTGGCGCCATTCGCTTGGCCCGGCGACCGGAAGGACAGCGGGGCTTACATATTCTTCCGATGCGTTAAGCCTTAACCTAACCCCATGGCCGACGCACGACTTAGACCCCGTGACCAGGCCGGCGCTGTCGAGCCTGCTCTTCCTGCCGCTGCCGGCCGGCGCGCCATCGTCGCG from Dehalococcoidia bacterium includes the following:
- a CDS encoding class I SAM-dependent methyltransferase — translated: MSPEASPGLRDQAEGPSVPPATASKVPTRRYPTPAGYIQRMLADATLPRLLIRGAECMLLSQVEFARPMLDVGSGDGSFADALFAEPVDVGLDPWRSQMLYSRRLRVYKDLVQAAGNPMPFQDGAFGSILSNSTLEHTQDPWAIIREMYRVARPGATCVITVPSEYFPKYLLGSSLLSSLRLDGPARLYGAFLNRVSRHVHIQPPEVWRKWLEDAGFEVAEWRYYFSARDTMLLDLSHYVSAPSIVTHALLKRWVLIPGKHRVLPYARVLAPFAWPGDRKDSGAYIFFRCVKP